Proteins from one Planctomyces sp. SH-PL62 genomic window:
- a CDS encoding SPFH domain-containing protein yields MTEVPVVPKSGMGTLMSMGGMVAFGALMIFIAIATENGFFVVPALLSGVVVFFGLVGLFTVGPNEAKVLQFFGDYRGTVREPGLRWVNPFFTKRSVSLRVRNFESERLKVNDLAGNPIEIAAVVVWRVVDTAEALFHVDDYNDFVHVQSEAALRNLALNYPYDPHVEGEIALRSHTAEVAEHLKVEIQERLVQAGVLVMEARISHLAYAQEIAHAMLQRQQAGAVIAARTMIVEGAVGMVEMALDRLSHQKIVELDNEKKAAMIGNLLVVLCSDRGTQPVVNASKG; encoded by the coding sequence ATGACCGAGGTGCCCGTCGTCCCGAAGTCGGGGATGGGCACCCTGATGAGCATGGGGGGCATGGTGGCGTTCGGGGCGTTGATGATCTTCATCGCGATCGCGACGGAGAACGGCTTCTTCGTGGTGCCGGCGCTGCTGTCGGGCGTGGTCGTCTTCTTCGGGCTGGTCGGGCTGTTCACGGTGGGCCCGAACGAGGCCAAGGTGTTGCAGTTCTTCGGCGACTACCGGGGGACGGTCCGCGAGCCGGGGCTGCGCTGGGTCAACCCGTTCTTCACCAAGCGGAGCGTCTCGCTGCGGGTGCGGAACTTCGAGAGCGAGCGGCTGAAGGTCAACGACCTGGCGGGCAACCCGATCGAGATCGCCGCGGTCGTCGTCTGGCGGGTCGTCGACACCGCCGAGGCCCTCTTCCACGTCGACGACTACAACGACTTCGTCCACGTCCAGAGCGAGGCCGCCCTGCGGAACCTGGCCCTCAACTACCCGTACGACCCCCACGTCGAGGGGGAGATCGCGCTGCGGAGCCACACGGCGGAGGTCGCCGAGCACCTCAAGGTCGAGATCCAGGAGCGGCTCGTGCAGGCGGGGGTCCTGGTGATGGAGGCCCGGATCAGCCACCTGGCGTACGCCCAGGAGATCGCCCACGCGATGCTCCAGCGCCAGCAGGCCGGGGCCGTGATCGCCGCCCGGACGATGATCGTCGAGGGCGCCGTCGGCATGGTCGAGATGGCCCTGGACCGGCTCTCGCACCAGAAGATCGTCGAGCTGGACAACGAGAAGAAGGCCGCCATGATCGGCAACCTGCTGGTCGTCCTCTGCTCCGACCGAGGGACGCAGCCCGTCGTCAACGCCAGCAAGGGTTGA
- a CDS encoding YqjF family protein, whose protein sequence is MPDDIDRISPTLRPAGRTSMRQRWAELLFLHWPIPAETLRPLIPDALEIDAFDGVAYVGLVPFTMTGIRYSWAPPVPGTSRFHEVNVRTYVHYRGRDPGVWFFSLDAANALAVRVARRFWGLRYHFARMSLTRGPEGIAYRSDRLWPGPAPAGCDLAYQPEGTPRASAPGTLEHFLAERYILYTTHRGRLLSGRVHHPPYPLQPARVLHLEESLTAAADVPRPIGVDPLAHYASEVRVRVYPLRPVG, encoded by the coding sequence ATGCCGGACGACATCGACCGCATCAGCCCGACGCTCCGCCCCGCCGGGCGCACGTCCATGCGCCAGCGCTGGGCGGAGCTGCTGTTCCTCCACTGGCCGATCCCGGCCGAGACGCTCCGGCCGCTGATTCCCGACGCCCTGGAGATCGACGCGTTCGACGGCGTCGCTTACGTCGGCCTGGTCCCGTTCACGATGACCGGGATCCGGTATTCGTGGGCGCCGCCGGTGCCGGGGACCTCGCGGTTTCACGAGGTTAACGTCCGTACGTATGTGCATTATCGGGGTCGAGATCCGGGCGTCTGGTTCTTCAGCCTGGACGCGGCGAACGCCCTGGCCGTGCGGGTCGCCCGACGGTTCTGGGGCCTGCGGTACCACTTCGCCCGCATGAGCCTGACGCGCGGGCCGGAAGGGATCGCCTACCGCTCCGACCGCCTGTGGCCGGGACCGGCCCCCGCCGGCTGCGACCTGGCGTATCAACCCGAGGGGACGCCCCGGGCGTCGGCCCCCGGCACGCTCGAACACTTCCTCGCCGAACGCTACATCCTTTACACGACGCATCGCGGCCGGCTCCTGTCGGGCCGGGTCCACCACCCGCCCTACCCGCTCCAGCCGGCCCGCGTGCTCCATCTCGAAGAATCGCTGACCGCCGCCGCCGACGTCCCCCGCCCGATCGGCGTCGACCCCCTCGCCCACTACGCGAGCGAGGTCCGCGTCCGCGTGTATCCGCTCCGGCCGGTCGGTTGA